tggCATCTATTGCAGGTTAGTGTCATTAGCATCCCGCAGCTCTCAAGAATTTATCATAGGGGCTCGAAGGAGGTAGCCTCAAAGAATGTTGCAGCCCATAGTCATCGTAATGGTCGCGTGCTCCATCCTGTTCTTTAAATGTTTCCTGAGTTACTAACTTCAAATCACTTTTTGAATATTCCAGTGCCTGCACGATGAACAGTgccaataaataataatcatttcCAGAAAACCAAACTAAACCATACCAAGTTATTCTTAATGTACTTTGGGAGTAAATACATCGCTCCACTAATAACTCAAGGCACAAATcgtttataattaattagttcaAACCCTACCTTGTTACCCAACCAACCATGGTAGTCGATACGACAaacttctaaaaaaatataaccaatTCAATGGCAATAGatcctgatttttttttcttcaaaatatgtACGCAAAATTCAATGGCAAATACGACAAATATTTCTTCACTGAAAAATTAAACTTCTGTAAAAAATGCTAACCTTAGCATGTATAGGGGCAACTGTAACTTCATTTTCACTAGAAAGAACTATGGCGTTACTCTCTTGTTGATGCTTGAAACTCTGAATGACGGACATCTTCTGTTGTTTCCCTGCTTCAAGTGCCTCGCACTGGTCCTTCATTTGGTCATAAGGTAGAGGAGTTGAGGAAGTGGAGAAACTTGCAACCTGCCGTGCAGTTTCCAAAACCTATCCACAAAATGATGCCCACAGTATGTTTaaggaaagaagaaataaaatatccTCTCTCCGATTATACAAACAAAAGCACGCAAGTTTTTACCGAATCTAATAGTTGATCAACATTTAGAACATCGGGGTGGTTGGTTGACAGTGATGTTTTGCGATCTGACTGGCTGCCACTATGTCCAGTCTCTATCTCCGTGAAATCATCCGGAATCATTATCTGGAAAACCAATTACAAAATTTGACGCACAAGATTGACAAGCCACTAATGTAGATGCAACTTTGGAGAATTTTACCTCGTCAAAACTTGGGAATTCAATCATATGAAGAGGAGAACATGGTCTTGATGTCTCCATAAATGACAGAGGTCCTAATGGATATGCATCATCGGGGGAAAATCCCTGTACAAGTTGATTCTTTATGCTAGACAGTTCATCCTGGTAAATATGGAAAACAATTCTAGTTATCTCCACATTTTTATACACCAGTACATGGGCCACAAATTGAGCCCCCAGCCCACATACTTTTATAAAGTCCACATTTTTTGCATGCTTCgcaagtattattttttaaattaaaaaagtatatactTTGATAGTTTCCACATCCTTGCTACTCAAAAGTTCATGGCGATACACCACATAGTATTTGTTACTCTAGTAATTACTGTGTTCATGTTAtcacacacaaaaaaagaaGCATTTAGCACTTACGGGCATTAGGGTCTACGAAGTTGCACAATCAAATAGCAGCCTAGGAAATAGTTACCTCAACTAAGTATTTTTCAAGAAACTATAAATATGGGTGACATGCAGAACCTATGCAATATGTTACACTCTACTGAATAATAATAAAGCATTTCCTTTCTCTGAATTCTCTCTGAAACACTATGCTATATCTTCCTTTATATTCTCCCCGACTACATTCAACATAGTGAAGCAAATCAAAACACATGTCTCCTCATTATTAACCTTCATTTTTCCCTACTCCTTATTGCATGTGGAAGGGTTGTATGTCAGTACATATTAAAGTGTATCAAAGCCACATTTCTTTAGAAAAATCATTAACTGACTATTAATATAGGTAAAACCTACACTGTTAATTTCCCAAGCATATTATCAAAGTATTCTTCGTCAACCCAAATAAATTCACATTACCTCTGgcaattttgaatatttagtCATAAAGTACGATATTACAATCTCTTTCAACTGCTTGTCATCCAATTCTACAGCTGAAAGAGACTTCACAGCAGCCGCCTCATCTTCCTGAGATCCATAAATTATATTCTCCGATTCTTTACGGACAGCCAGCAGTCGGATATCATCAACCAATTCAAGAAAAGGATCTACCTGTGGAATTATAACTTTAATCGGTCAATCTAATCATGAGTAAAAAGGGAAAGTATATAGTGACACCCAATTTTAAAAGGaagatgaaggaaagaaaaatgtGGATCAAGTCCAGAGGTAAGGTAAAGAAATTAACTGTTTCTTTGGTCAGAGAAGCTTTAACTATTGGAATTAGATCATGGAGACTGCCAGCCCTGGCAGAGAAGATAAGCATATATGAAGCCAAGGTAAAAAGGGACCTCCTACGAGATGGTTGTAAGCCTCCTTTAACAAGCATGTAAGAAAATGTCAGAAAAGTTTCACCAGAGAAAATATTATTCTCAGTTAAGACGATTTCCTATATATGTGTAGCAGAACATTTGGAGAACCCTGGAATTTGATTCCATTATTGTCTCCATTCCATAGGAAAGAACATTTCTGTTTTGTATGAAAAAAGTCATGGAATGATTATTCCACTTCTCAAGACTTGATTCCATAGGGACAAGATTTCTCAATGTTGTTCCTTCATCCAGAGTGAAAATTTGTCTGTAAATCTCACCTTGTTGGTCCAAAGAGATCCTCCTGAGGGAAAATGCCAGTTGAAAAGATCTTGCTAAACCCGTGTGACTGGATGCCTGTGGAAAACAATTAGAACTTCATGAACTTTAGGCAAATCAATCATGTAATATTACAAGGCTTAGAAATCATTAAgattaattttaacatatataatatgcacaatcttttcttcatttatgACAAGATAAAATTTCCTGTCAAAATACAACCACTGCCACCAAGTCAATTACCAATTTAAAAAGGTTTTGGAGTATAGTATAACTCATTGTAAATAGACCCTTTCTTTTGTATTAAGCTCTTGACAGCTGTATTACTTTGATAGCTGTACTTGGTAAACTAATACCTAGTTAGTTATAGGTTGTTAGGATACTCTTCTTAGTCAGTTACATTCTGTTAGACTCTCTAGATCAGCTATGTATAACTGGCATCACTCTTGTACTTTGGCTTTTAATTtccaataataaaatacaatttctcTTTATTCTAATAACAACTGCCCTAATGGAACTAGTTATGTAGcattaattacattattaaacATTTCTAGTTGCCTAAAAAGGGTAagttttgaataatattttgtatttctaaTAGAATAGATACTTCCTTCCCCAATGAAATTCtctacttttttgtttttttttaaatgacacTGGTTAGCATATGTCTTTATAGAATTATAAATGAgaaacatttaaacaaaatgAGTAAAGTAACGTCAGTAGTCTTTATCGATCATGGATCTTTATAAGCAATGAGAACACCAACTACGCAGCAAACCATACTCACCTTAGAACAAGTAAATAATAAAGCAATGGTATAGGCGTGTGCCATTGCCTCATAATTTGAAGGGCCATTTCCCACAGATGTTGCCTGAACCCAGATTGAAGAAAGCAGAAGACTGACTTGATGACTGCTTAGCCTAAGAGAACTTTTATCCTGAAAATTTCAGACTCAATTTAGTCTGGAACCCGAGCAATGAAGGATCAAGGGTCTCTATTGTTGGAAAGAGGAAAAAAGAAACAACCTAAGTAGCTCaacaatatatttaacataattaaactaaacaagaataactaaaactaaattaagatGAATACGAATTGCAAATTCTTTTCCTTCTCCAACCAAAAACAGACTATTAAGTGAAAACAATTAATaatgacacataaaaaaaattcttacgTCGTTTCCATTAGTTAGCTTGGGAGAAAAGCTGTAGCCCCTATATGGATGAATTGCATATTTCTTCGATTTGACACTAGATATTGTCTTTTCTTCTTCAAGTTTTCCATTAAAGTTTTCATCTCCAGTATGAGCAGTCATTATTTTGTGGTCCAACCAAGGAGAAACCATGGATGGTGTAAGCACCAAAGAGAAGATCCTATGTGCTCCAATTTGTGTTTCGTAGTCAGGATGAACCATGACCAGGAGCAATTGATGAAACAAGGCATCAGGGAAAGCCTGGATAAGTCAAAAGGTGGCCCAAAAGTTTAGAAATCTACTAGAGCTAAGCACAAAATCCCATTTTCAATCCAAGTAGGAACACTTGCCTTATTGCGATATGACACATTTGGAACGGAAGTGACTAATTTTGCTATTTGATAGACAGCAGAGATTGTCGATCTTGCTGTTACGGTAGTAACTGGGATATTCTCCAATGCCACAGCCATCAAATCAAGAATTGGTCCTTTATCCCCAACCTGTTGTTATAGTAGAACAGATAACAAATTGGATCTACAGATATCTAGAATCCAGGAAACTTTACTCAAAATCACATCTAAGGTACCCCCCAGTATGATGCTAAGTGCgagataatataaattttgaaaggaAAACAAAGAAGTGATACATAAAGTTAGTTCAAGTACCTTCTTTGAAAGTTGTAATATACACATTTCTAAGACGGACTGAAGTTCAGTATTCAACCTATATGTACCATCTCCAGTGCTGGATGCTTCAGCTAAATTTTGCAGGCATCTCCTAAAATGTTTAATGAGATCAGATATTGCACCAATGATTGCAACTGAAGCCTGATACTTCACATTTTGTGCAAGCTGCGTGGTGGTTTTAATGATATCAATCTGAAGGATATGCTGCTTAGCAACATTTTTATGATCCAAGTGCTTGACCAAAATGGACAACAGAAGATGGGAGTTATCACCTGGTGTTCaaaaagtgataatcgattatagaaaattagataaaaactTCATATGTAAGAAAAGTTATAATATTGAACATTACAAGGCTACCTGATTCTGCTAGAAGGGATTGCAAATACTGCAAAATACAAGAAGCAACTCCCTTTTCAGAAGACCAGTAGTTTTCAGcatcaaaattatgaaaaaatggTTCAAGGACACGGCGCACAGTTGTGGCTTCCTTGGCCAATTTGGCCATATTATACAGGCAAATCTTTGACCAATAAGCAGGATCTTTAGCAGTATCTCTGTAAAAACAGTGAACAAAATGGTTGTCCGGATGTCATATGTTGGCTTTATACCAAGACGGAGATGGGAGAACAGATAGAGAACACCTACAACTTGGGTTCTGTCTCAGTTCCTGTCACACCATTAAGTAAGGAAGCATCCTTCTTACTGATAGCTGATAAAGAACGTAGGTCTCCTCCTTTGGGAAATTGTTGGACCAGATGGCTCTGAGATTGTGAATTCAATTTCTCTACTTCGGCAAGATTGGATTTGGATTGGGGATCCgggaaattttccaaaatcacTGATATAATCTATTGAACAGCATACCCACCCACCCAACAAATTAAGACAAGTATAAACTAACTTTTAAAATCAAAAGCTGAGTTGTGGTTATTAATAAATACATACAAACTAAATTAACATGTTTAACGCAACCCTTTGCTTAATGTCTCTGACAGAATCAAGGAATAAGAATAGGGAAATAATACTCACTTGGTCAAAATCCGTGGAAAGATGTGAGTGCTCTCCCATGAACTGCACCTGGACAAACATAGGGAGGAAGAACAACAGGCAAACTGAAGGTATAAGTGACCTTGAAGAACAATTAACCAAAGATACTGTGGTTGGAAAAGGATAGCCAGTAAACAACTTGAATGATTGAAATGTACCACTTAATAATTTTGTTCCCAAAATAAAGCTTCTATCCTGCTACagtttaaattactaaaaagtCCACTTTCACtctttaattttagtaaatttcATTTCCTTATTTAGATTACAAtggcttcaatttttttaagaaaattttaccAAGTTAAACAAAGTTCCAATCAGTATGAAGAAGTTCAATATCTAATGACTATTAATcagaaataattaaaactgtTAGTAACCATCCTTGACATACTCTTCAGAGGGTTCGTTTCCttaaaaatcatcaaaatatatAGATTCTTGctcatatttataaaaagagGATAGAGAAGTCcttgaaattataaatttacaaGAATACATAAGCAAATACTGCAAGAACAATGGACCAAAGAAAAGTACCATGTAGGATAGTGCTTGTAGGCCAGCTGATCGTAGAAGCAGAGCTTGTTCATTATCTCCCGCTTCTTGAGCCAATTGACATAGTTTTGGTATAAAACCCTCTAAGTTGAACATGTATGTACCATTTGTCTACTTTAACTCAAAGGGTCAATATCACTAAATTTATggaattgaaaaaagaaaagtagaaaaataatacttggTCTACAACAAAATGCAATGTATCATGACCATAAACTATAATAATACAAactttaaagttaaatttaaatcagCAAAACCGATTTAAATGGGTGGAATATCTGTTGCAAATTGAAGCAATCCTACTATAATTTTAACACTAGAAAGTCCGAAAGGTTGATTAACCAAATACCTGGCAATTTGTAAATTCTACAAGAGTCTTGCAACCTAAGATCTGCATTTCCTCTGAACGAGTTTGCTCTAGAAGCGTTTGAAGGATCCCTAATAAGCTATTGGCAAACAGCGGCCTGCAAGATTAAGAAGCATGTTTGAATACTATCACTCACTATAGTAAAGGGTAGCATCCAATAAGGAAATAAATCAAATGAACAAGAACTCTATGGCAAGATGCTTTTGACAATATCAAATAGGACTAGAGGAGACAAATTAACACTGCGAGACCCTGTTCAAGAAtaccaagaaaaataaattaagaaaaaaaaacagaattgTAAGCGTAACCATGTGTTAAAAAGTACCCATACAGCCAAATGTGTTTACAAGAATGAAACCTGGACACAGAACTCATAAATGTccataaatttcaaaatggcCTCCGCAATGTAAT
This region of Vigna unguiculata cultivar IT97K-499-35 chromosome 5, ASM411807v1, whole genome shotgun sequence genomic DNA includes:
- the LOC114184585 gene encoding uncharacterized protein LOC114184585, with the translated sequence MGVMSRRVVPVCGNLCVFCPSLRARSRQPVKRYKKLMAEIFPRNQVAEPNDRKIGKLCEYASRNPLRIPKITENLEQRCYKDLRHENFGSVKVVLCIYEKLLSTCKEQMPLFANSLLGILQTLLEQTRSEEMQILGCKTLVEFTNCQTNGTYMFNLEGFIPKLCQLAQEAGDNEQALLLRSAGLQALSYMVQFMGEHSHLSTDFDQIISVILENFPDPQSKSNLAEVEKLNSQSQSHLVQQFPKGGDLRSLSAISKKDASLLNGVTGTETEPKLDTAKDPAYWSKICLYNMAKLAKEATTVRRVLEPFFHNFDAENYWSSEKGVASCILQYLQSLLAESGDNSHLLLSILVKHLDHKNVAKQHILQIDIIKTTTQLAQNVKYQASVAIIGAISDLIKHFRRCLQNLAEASSTGDGTYRLNTELQSVLEMCILQLSKKVGDKGPILDLMAVALENIPVTTVTARSTISAVYQIAKLVTSVPNVSYRNKAFPDALFHQLLLVMVHPDYETQIGAHRIFSLVLTPSMVSPWLDHKIMTAHTGDENFNGKLEEEKTISSVKSKKYAIHPYRGYSFSPKLTNGNDDKSSLRLSSHQVSLLLSSIWVQATSVGNGPSNYEAMAHAYTIALLFTCSKASSHTGLARSFQLAFSLRRISLDQQGGLQPSRRRSLFTLASYMLIFSARAGSLHDLIPIVKASLTKETVDPFLELVDDIRLLAVRKESENIIYGSQEDEAAAVKSLSAVELDDKQLKEIVISYFMTKYSKLPEDELSSIKNQLVQGFSPDDAYPLGPLSFMETSRPCSPLHMIEFPSFDEIMIPDDFTEIETGHSGSQSDRKTSLSTNHPDVLNVDQLLDSVLETARQVASFSTSSTPLPYDQMKDQCEALEAGKQQKMSVIQSFKHQQESNAIVLSSENEVTVAPIHAKALEYSKSDLKLVTQETFKEQDGARDHYDDYGLQHSLRLPPSSPYDKFLRAAGC